From a single Theropithecus gelada isolate Dixy chromosome 10, Tgel_1.0, whole genome shotgun sequence genomic region:
- the LOC112633470 gene encoding 60S ribosomal protein L37, producing the protein MTKGTSSFGKRRNKTHTLCRRCGSKAYHLQKSTCGKCGYPAKRKRKYNWSAKAKRRNTTGTGRMRHLKIVYRRFRHGFREGTTPKPKRAAVAASSSS; encoded by the coding sequence ATGACGAAGGGAACGTCATCATTTGGAAAGCGTCGCAATAAGACGCACACATTGTGCCGCCGCTGTGGCTCTAAGGCCTACCACCTTCAGAAGTCGACCTGTGGCAAATGTGGCTACCCTGCCAAGCGCAAGAGAAAGTATAACTGGAGTGCCAAGGCTAAAAGACGAAATACCACCGGAACTGGTCGAATGAGGCACCTAAAAATTGTATACCGCAGATTCAGGCATGGATTCCGTGAAGGAACAACACCTAAACCCAAGAGGGCAGCTGTTGCAGCATCTAGTTCATCTTAA